Proteins encoded by one window of Winogradskyella sp. PG-2:
- a CDS encoding TraB/GumN family protein — MAIRGSVRMDNNAVNTYLYRKNNASDNFEEESYLDMFIFQAGKKNNKKIYGLEDLAESRYLTTKAAYNANKKDLDPWIQKLYAKENPYHIQENLYRDRNLDLLDSIGAGVNTEFCRENMLYIRNENMVISLEKLMPKKSVFAGVGAAHLPGDKGMINMLRQRGYKVKSLTSKQSDYSKAEKLKLDSLFVAPVLKMHYTPDDFMGLNTYDELREFSYAGQKYYLDPDMTNGAYLTVNRISRFLYLPNEKENINLKDIDNLLYEDIPGDIIKKEELRVPYPGISIINKTKKGEFQKYHIYQTPLEIIIMKFAGRSDFVLKHQEKIFNSIVLKEPSELNKLFVSPNKKFQVNFPEYFITSNMQNSGKKLLEGYKNDAYYFLEEAALHDISYIEEDSFEAKYFHHALHKNYKLAEAEGGFKAGDYKTYESKALLDSTSNKNLHLKTIVKDGSYYLLGYVGANEIDKTAFFKSFKFNTTDHKGFEKVVDTSLHFSVTTNTKPPIPNPYSFGGYSDGKEDKDYEEKIKSTTYSSKSNEQIIISRRKFHDLQMYHNIDSLWKETEEKMNYSRYYAGNKKFKVSNRNKSKLDDTYAFSFSYTDSASAKQVLVKNILKKGVLFELKTLIDSISGPSTFVTEFYDSFTPIDTLMGKSVLNDKTAQFFEALRANDSIILESYNLIKFKTKFFTNGTESTIEDLLKKIPGLNIDSEGTIKVGNQEIEKLMVDGDDLFEKGYKILSKNMPAYPIEEVEILKRYSNNRLLKNIEESNKVALNLKLDEKSKRIWFGNIELGFGNDSFYQLKCNLMNFGKKNKYYFLANGNSIGYDATGDIEQLIRPFRFDEPGSIGDNQKVNNLLNLSAGALNFKRNRTNFNNAELASLNAIFNPNDKLKIKTLGFFNWDETNFFRNSTEVTDVNNANFTNTEDYRLRNKKRLAFGKVDLIYNMSKTKMLEVTTKYNNGNFEDGSNLLFNGNSTIESLQYQNILFDQKINYTNKFKNNKAFLLTGRFIHEKTPQNYSINQFFYEDLFQDSNTADNVKQASSNKMQFLGLNAHLLDRKENGNLLELKLGNEYRYNQIDTRFSLLEDNVLIDEPNGFQNKLLYSSNDLYFKSKYRFKFGNIGLAAKANFHQLFNRLENFNSSQSQNPFFINPSITLDWKINDKNKIITNYSYNTTNANALDVYDNFVLTGFRSFSTGTGDFNQLDASSLNVNYQLGNWSDRFFANTFLLYSKNHDFFTTNTVINQNFTQASKILIQDREFITINLKLDYYLKFMASNLKLDIGYTNNEFKNIVNNSGLRTVNSQNFNYGLELRSGFKGIFNYHIGTKWLNSKIETIINNSFTNNTSFLDLSIVFNDKFDAQIQTERYYFGNLQIENTYYFLDFDMRYKLKKDKLTVGLSGKNLLNTKTFRSFSISDIGSSTTEYRLLPRFVLLKLEYRF, encoded by the coding sequence ATGGCAATTAGAGGTTCTGTGCGAATGGATAATAATGCAGTTAATACTTATTTGTATAGAAAAAATAATGCCTCAGATAATTTTGAAGAAGAATCGTATCTGGATATGTTTATTTTCCAAGCTGGTAAGAAAAACAATAAGAAAATTTATGGCCTAGAAGATTTAGCCGAATCGCGTTATTTAACAACTAAAGCGGCATATAATGCCAATAAAAAAGATTTAGATCCATGGATTCAAAAATTATATGCTAAAGAGAATCCATACCACATCCAAGAAAATCTATATCGTGATAGAAATTTAGATTTATTAGATTCGATTGGTGCTGGAGTAAATACAGAATTTTGTAGAGAAAACATGCTTTACATCAGAAACGAGAATATGGTTATTTCTCTAGAAAAACTTATGCCGAAAAAGTCTGTTTTTGCTGGTGTTGGTGCAGCGCATTTGCCGGGTGATAAAGGCATGATTAATATGCTCCGTCAACGTGGCTATAAGGTAAAATCATTAACATCTAAACAATCTGATTACAGTAAAGCAGAAAAACTGAAGTTGGATAGTCTTTTCGTAGCACCTGTGTTAAAAATGCATTATACTCCAGATGACTTTATGGGATTAAACACCTATGATGAATTACGTGAGTTTTCTTATGCTGGTCAGAAATATTATTTAGATCCTGATATGACCAATGGTGCTTATCTCACTGTAAATAGAATCAGTCGTTTCTTATACTTACCTAACGAAAAAGAGAATATTAATTTAAAAGATATTGACAATTTATTATACGAAGATATTCCAGGAGATATTATTAAAAAAGAAGAACTAAGAGTCCCTTATCCTGGTATTAGCATCATTAATAAAACAAAAAAAGGAGAGTTTCAGAAATATCATATCTACCAGACTCCTCTAGAGATTATAATTATGAAATTTGCTGGTCGTAGTGATTTTGTATTGAAACATCAGGAGAAAATATTTAACTCTATAGTATTAAAAGAGCCATCGGAATTGAATAAATTATTTGTATCCCCTAATAAAAAGTTTCAGGTTAATTTCCCTGAATATTTCATTACTAGCAACATGCAAAACAGCGGTAAGAAACTTTTAGAAGGTTATAAAAATGATGCCTATTATTTTCTTGAAGAAGCTGCTCTTCATGATATTTCTTATATAGAAGAAGATAGTTTTGAAGCTAAATATTTTCACCATGCACTTCATAAAAATTATAAGTTAGCAGAAGCTGAAGGTGGTTTTAAAGCTGGTGATTATAAAACCTACGAATCTAAAGCTCTATTGGATTCAACTTCTAATAAAAACTTACATTTAAAAACTATTGTAAAAGACGGAAGCTATTATTTGTTAGGTTATGTTGGTGCTAATGAAATAGACAAAACAGCATTTTTTAAGTCTTTTAAATTCAATACAACTGACCACAAAGGTTTTGAGAAAGTTGTGGATACATCTTTGCATTTCTCTGTAACAACAAATACAAAGCCTCCTATTCCTAATCCATATTCTTTTGGTGGTTATAGCGATGGTAAGGAGGATAAAGATTACGAAGAGAAAATAAAATCGACGACATATTCTAGTAAATCCAATGAGCAAATTATAATTTCTAGACGAAAATTTCATGATCTACAGATGTATCATAATATTGATAGTTTATGGAAAGAAACAGAAGAGAAAATGAATTATAGTCGTTATTATGCTGGCAACAAAAAGTTCAAGGTTTCTAACCGTAATAAATCAAAATTAGACGATACTTATGCCTTTAGTTTTAGTTATACTGATTCAGCAAGTGCAAAACAAGTCTTGGTAAAAAATATTCTAAAAAAAGGTGTTCTTTTTGAGTTAAAAACTTTAATCGATTCAATTAGTGGTCCTTCAACTTTTGTTACAGAGTTTTATGATTCATTTACTCCAATAGATACTCTAATGGGTAAAAGTGTCCTCAATGATAAAACTGCTCAGTTTTTTGAAGCATTAAGGGCAAACGATAGTATTATTTTAGAATCTTACAATCTTATAAAATTTAAAACTAAATTCTTTACAAATGGCACCGAGTCTACAATTGAAGATTTATTAAAAAAAATACCTGGTCTAAATATCGATTCCGAAGGAACTATAAAAGTGGGTAATCAAGAAATTGAAAAGCTTATGGTAGATGGAGATGACCTTTTTGAAAAAGGCTATAAAATACTTTCTAAAAATATGCCAGCCTATCCTATTGAAGAAGTAGAAATCCTAAAACGTTATTCAAATAACAGACTATTAAAAAATATAGAGGAAAGTAATAAAGTAGCTCTAAATCTTAAGCTAGATGAAAAATCTAAACGCATCTGGTTTGGTAATATAGAATTAGGCTTTGGCAATGATAGCTTTTATCAGCTCAAATGTAACTTGATGAATTTTGGTAAAAAAAATAAATATTATTTTCTAGCTAATGGAAATAGTATAGGTTATGATGCTACAGGTGATATAGAACAACTCATAAGACCATTTCGCTTTGACGAACCAGGAAGCATTGGAGACAATCAGAAAGTTAACAATTTACTCAACTTATCAGCTGGGGCTTTAAATTTTAAACGTAACAGAACTAATTTTAATAATGCAGAATTGGCATCACTAAATGCCATTTTTAACCCTAACGATAAACTGAAAATTAAAACATTAGGTTTTTTTAATTGGGATGAGACTAATTTTTTTAGAAACAGTACTGAGGTTACCGATGTAAATAATGCCAACTTTACTAATACCGAAGATTATAGATTACGGAATAAAAAAAGATTAGCTTTTGGCAAAGTTGACTTAATTTACAACATGTCTAAAACCAAAATGCTTGAAGTGACCACTAAATATAACAATGGTAATTTTGAAGATGGATCTAATTTATTGTTTAATGGTAATTCTACCATTGAGAGCCTACAGTACCAAAATATTCTTTTTGACCAAAAAATCAATTATACAAACAAATTCAAGAACAACAAGGCTTTCTTGTTAACCGGTCGTTTTATCCACGAAAAAACACCTCAAAATTATAGCATCAATCAGTTTTTCTATGAGGATTTATTTCAAGATTCAAACACTGCTGATAACGTTAAACAGGCGAGTAGTAACAAAATGCAATTTTTAGGATTGAATGCGCACCTTTTAGACCGAAAGGAAAATGGCAATTTATTAGAATTAAAACTTGGTAACGAATATCGCTACAACCAAATAGACACTAGATTTTCACTCTTAGAAGACAATGTGTTAATTGATGAACCTAATGGTTTTCAAAATAAGTTATTATATTCGTCCAATGACCTTTACTTTAAAAGTAAGTACCGTTTTAAATTTGGTAACATTGGTTTAGCTGCCAAGGCTAATTTTCACCAGCTATTCAATAGACTTGAAAATTTTAATTCTTCTCAATCACAGAATCCTTTTTTTATTAATCCAAGCATTACTTTAGATTGGAAAATAAATGATAAAAACAAAATTATTACTAATTATAGTTACAATACCACAAATGCCAATGCCTTAGATGTTTATGATAATTTTGTGCTGACAGGATTTCGTTCTTTTTCTACTGGTACTGGAGATTTCAATCAACTAGATGCTTCAAGCTTAAATGTTAATTACCAATTAGGAAATTGGAGCGATCGCTTTTTTGCTAACACATTTTTATTGTATAGTAAAAATCATGATTTCTTTACTACAAATACAGTGATTAACCAAAACTTTACACAGGCTAGTAAAATACTTATACAAGATCGTGAATTTATAACCATAAATTTAAAATTGGATTATTACCTAAAATTTATGGCTTCTAATCTAAAGTTAGATATAGGCTATACTAATAATGAATTTAAAAATATTGTAAATAACTCAGGCTTAAGAACCGTAAATTCTCAAAATTTCAACTATGGTTTAGAATTACGTTCTGGCTTTAAAGGGATATTTAATTACCATATTGGCACAAAATGGCTTAACAGTAAAATAGAAACAATTATTAATAATTCCTTTACAAACAATACTAGTTTCTTAGACTTAAGTATTGTGTTCAATGACAAATTTGATGCTCAGATACAAACAGAGCGATACTATTTTGGGAATCTACAAATAGAAAACACTTACTACTTTTTAGATTTTGATATGAGATATAAATTAAAAAAGGATAAGTTGACCGTAGGGTTATCTGGAAAAAACTTATTAAATACAAAAACGTTTAGAAGTTTTTCCATTAGTGATATTGGCAGTTCTACAACTGAATATAGACTTTTACCAAGATTTGTTTTATTGAAGTTAGAATATAGATTCTAA
- a CDS encoding TraB/GumN family protein yields the protein MKKITSLLLILFSLVCFSQQKYQSLLWEITGNGLEKPSYLYGNMHVSKKVAFRLDDVFYKALNESDCVALESDPTTWPGFNFDMMVNEMAYYNNCRSEFYTNLSN from the coding sequence ATGAAAAAAATCACTTCATTACTTCTTATTCTATTTTCACTAGTCTGTTTCTCACAACAAAAATATCAAAGCTTACTATGGGAGATTACAGGAAATGGTCTTGAAAAGCCATCATACTTATATGGTAACATGCACGTTAGCAAAAAAGTAGCATTTAGATTGGACGATGTGTTTTATAAAGCTTTAAATGAAAGTGATTGTGTTGCTTTAGAGTCTGACCCAACTACTTGGCCAGGTTTTAATTTCGATATGATGGTTAACGAAATGGCTTATTATAACAACTGCAGAAGTGAGTTTTATACTAACCTTTCAAACTAA
- the hemH gene encoding ferrochelatase, with amino-acid sequence MSKGILLVNLGSPDSPNPKDVKKYLGEFLMDERVIDLPLLARTVLVKGIILNTRPKASAKAYKKIWWEEGSPLIVLSERLQEKVQEQVDYPVALAMRYGSMTLKKGIQELIDKGCTEIKTIPLYPQFAMATTETIDVKVDELIKEYFPQVKITRTPAFYNREDYINVLSKSIGEFLSDLDYEHILFSYHGVPERHIRKNDITNGNCKMNGKCCFKKGSEQHEFCYRHQCEITTVNVAKKLGLKNGTYSTTFQSRLGFDPWLKPYTDRTIERMGKAGTKKMAIVTPAFVSDCLETLEEIAMEGEEIFHEVGGKEFTVIPCLNEREDFAQVLSNIINEWATAETTAV; translated from the coding sequence ATGTCAAAAGGAATATTACTTGTTAATTTAGGATCTCCAGATAGTCCTAACCCAAAGGATGTAAAAAAGTACTTGGGTGAATTTTTAATGGATGAACGTGTAATTGATTTACCATTACTTGCAAGAACGGTTTTGGTAAAGGGAATAATTCTTAATACCCGACCAAAAGCGTCTGCAAAAGCTTATAAAAAAATATGGTGGGAAGAAGGCTCTCCTTTAATTGTATTGTCAGAGCGACTTCAAGAGAAAGTGCAAGAACAAGTTGATTACCCAGTGGCTTTAGCCATGCGTTATGGAAGCATGACCTTAAAAAAAGGAATACAAGAATTAATAGATAAAGGCTGTACAGAGATAAAGACAATCCCTTTATATCCACAATTTGCAATGGCAACTACTGAAACAATTGATGTTAAAGTAGATGAATTGATCAAAGAATATTTTCCACAGGTAAAAATCACAAGAACACCAGCATTTTATAATCGCGAAGATTACATTAATGTATTATCTAAGAGCATAGGTGAGTTTCTGAGCGATTTGGATTACGAGCATATTTTATTTAGTTATCATGGTGTTCCGGAAAGACACATTCGAAAAAATGATATCACTAATGGAAATTGTAAAATGAATGGGAAATGTTGTTTTAAAAAGGGTAGTGAGCAACATGAATTTTGTTACCGTCACCAATGTGAAATTACTACAGTGAACGTGGCTAAAAAGTTAGGTCTAAAAAATGGAACGTATTCTACAACCTTTCAATCTCGACTCGGATTTGATCCTTGGTTGAAACCTTATACAGACAGAACTATTGAAAGAATGGGAAAAGCAGGTACTAAAAAAATGGCCATTGTAACTCCAGCATTCGTAAGTGACTGTTTAGAGACTTTGGAAGAGATCGCCATGGAAGGGGAAGAAATATTTCATGAAGTTGGTGGTAAAGAATTTACAGTCATTCCTTGTTTAAATGAGCGTGAGGATTTTGCTCAGGTATTAAGTAACATCATAAATGAGTGGGCAACTGCTGAAACCACAGCCGTTTAG
- a CDS encoding MATE family efflux transporter, with product MAKLNSADLGTQPIGKLLIKQAVPASIGILVMSLNILVDTIFVGQWIGSTAIAAINVVLPVSFFIAALGMAIGIGGSSIISRALGANNSVKALKTFGNQITLTSVVTILFVVFGLIYINDIVPAFGGKGAIFEPARIYYRIVLYGVPILAFCMMGNTVIRAEGKPKFAMYAMLFPSVGNLLLDVLFIKVFHFGMAGAAWATTGSYLLCFLFILWFFLSKNSELKINIKHFGLDLPIVKEIGSLGFVTLSRQAIVSVTYLLMNNILYDLGGETSVTAYAIVGRMLMFALFPVYGITQGFLPIAGFNYGADKYKRVYEVIITAIKYGVILCAIIFIFLMIFPDAIIMLFTQDAEVLKETPSAMRWVFAATPIIGVQLIGAAYFQAIGKAIPALLLTLLRQGLFFIPLIFILPKYYGALGVWMAFPISDVLATIVTAYFLRREVKLNLVPKAIE from the coding sequence GTGGCTAAGTTAAACTCAGCCGATTTAGGCACTCAACCCATAGGGAAGTTACTGATAAAACAGGCTGTGCCAGCTTCAATAGGTATATTAGTAATGTCACTAAATATCTTAGTGGACACTATTTTTGTTGGGCAATGGATAGGATCTACTGCCATTGCAGCCATAAATGTAGTACTTCCTGTTTCTTTTTTTATTGCCGCTTTAGGTATGGCCATTGGTATAGGTGGTTCTTCAATAATATCGAGAGCGTTAGGCGCAAACAACTCAGTAAAAGCTTTAAAAACTTTTGGTAATCAAATAACACTAACATCAGTTGTAACCATCCTCTTTGTAGTATTTGGGTTAATTTACATTAATGATATAGTACCAGCATTTGGAGGCAAAGGTGCTATTTTTGAGCCAGCAAGAATTTATTATAGAATTGTATTATATGGAGTGCCCATTTTAGCATTTTGTATGATGGGAAACACAGTTATCAGAGCAGAAGGTAAGCCTAAATTTGCGATGTATGCCATGTTGTTTCCGTCTGTAGGAAACCTTTTATTAGATGTACTTTTTATTAAAGTATTTCATTTTGGTATGGCAGGAGCTGCTTGGGCTACAACAGGGTCTTATTTGCTTTGTTTCTTATTTATACTTTGGTTTTTCTTATCTAAAAATTCAGAATTAAAAATCAATATTAAACATTTTGGTCTAGATCTTCCGATAGTTAAAGAAATAGGTTCATTAGGTTTTGTAACATTATCGCGCCAAGCCATTGTTAGTGTTACCTATTTATTAATGAATAATATTCTGTATGATCTTGGTGGCGAAACTTCAGTAACTGCTTATGCAATTGTTGGGCGCATGCTCATGTTTGCTTTGTTCCCAGTCTATGGTATTACACAAGGGTTTTTGCCAATAGCAGGATTTAATTACGGCGCAGATAAATATAAACGTGTTTATGAAGTTATTATAACGGCTATAAAGTATGGTGTTATTCTTTGTGCTATCATCTTTATTTTTCTGATGATTTTCCCAGATGCAATAATAATGTTGTTTACCCAAGACGCTGAAGTACTTAAAGAAACACCTTCAGCCATGCGTTGGGTTTTTGCAGCGACTCCAATAATAGGTGTACAATTAATAGGTGCTGCTTATTTTCAAGCCATAGGCAAAGCAATTCCAGCATTATTGTTAACACTTTTAAGACAAGGTTTATTCTTTATTCCGTTAATATTTATTCTTCCTAAATACTATGGAGCTTTAGGTGTTTGGATGGCATTTCCAATTTCAGATGTTTTGGCAACAATAGTTACGGCTTATTTTTTACGTCGAGAGGTAAAGTTAAATTTGGTGCCAAAGGCGATAGAATAA
- a CDS encoding WD40/YVTN/BNR-like repeat-containing protein yields the protein MRFSTIIAVILLSFFSLNTQSQNFQESDYGALEYRLLGPFRGGRSAAVTGVPNQVNLYYFGSTGGGIWKTTNGGRQWENISDGFFGGSIGAIAVSKSDPNVMYVGGGEKTVRGNVSSGYGIWKSEDAGKTWKSSGLKTSRHVPRIAIHPTNHNIVYAGVMGNLYKPTQERGVYKSIDGGKTWKKTLFSNAHAGVVDLIMDPTNPRVLYASTWRINRTPYSLNSGGEGSALWKSTDSGETWTEISTNKGFPEGTLGIIGVTVSPLNSQRIWSIIENKDKGGLYRSEDGGETWTQVNSERKLRQRAWYYTRLYADTEDVNTVYVLNVRYHKSTDGGRNFNTYNAPHGDHHDLWIAPEDPKRMIIGDDGGAQVTYDGGETWSTYHNQPTSQFYRVTTDNAFPYRIYVAQQDNSTIRIPHRTDGRSITEDDWESTAGGESAHIAVDPKDNDIVYGGSYDGFLTRRNHKTGTVRAINVWPDNPMGHGAEGMKYRFQWNFPIIFSKHNPNRLYTFSQHVHVTENEGQSWDIISPDLTRNDPEKLKSSGGPITQDNTSVEYYCTIFAAQESPLKEGLLWVGSDDGLINVTQDGGKTWTDVTPKGMPEWMMINSIEPSAFDEGTCYVAGTKYKTGDFAPYLYKTTNYGKSWTKITNGINAEHFTRVVREDPKRKGLLYAGTETGMYISFNDGKDWKPFQLNLPIVPITDLTIKDNNLIVATQGRSLWMIDDLSVIHQLYNADLGKNLLFKPKDTYRMRGGSRKGSKTSGTNHPNGVITYFNLKELKDDDKISLTYFDTKGDTIKTFSNTDKKNKLTVKKGGNQFVWNMTYDGAERLKGMILWWASLQGPRAIPGTYKVSLNVNGTEQSQPFTIVADPRSESTLGDMEKQFAFIEDVNKTMDDAHKSIKKIRAVNKQLGAFQKQYKDDDNVKDLVEKAKALEEQLSNIEKELYQTKNRSGQDPLNFPIKLTNKLGHLNSLVSMGDFPPTEQDIAVKNELSGKIKAQLDAFNTILNDEVKAFNTAFNSKQLNYLFVED from the coding sequence ATGCGATTTTCAACCATTATAGCAGTAATTCTGCTATCGTTTTTTAGCTTAAACACTCAATCACAAAACTTTCAAGAATCAGATTATGGCGCTTTAGAATATCGTCTACTTGGCCCTTTTAGAGGAGGTAGAAGTGCTGCCGTTACAGGTGTACCTAATCAGGTAAACCTATATTATTTTGGATCTACTGGAGGAGGTATCTGGAAAACAACTAATGGAGGTCGGCAATGGGAAAATATCTCTGATGGCTTTTTTGGAGGAAGTATTGGTGCTATAGCAGTTTCAAAAAGCGACCCTAATGTTATGTATGTTGGTGGTGGTGAAAAAACAGTAAGAGGTAACGTATCGTCTGGATATGGTATATGGAAAAGTGAAGATGCTGGTAAAACTTGGAAATCTTCAGGATTAAAGACGTCAAGACATGTACCAAGAATAGCTATTCATCCTACAAATCATAATATTGTATATGCAGGTGTCATGGGTAACTTATATAAACCAACCCAAGAACGTGGAGTTTATAAAAGTATTGATGGAGGTAAAACTTGGAAGAAAACGTTATTCTCTAATGCACATGCTGGTGTTGTTGATTTAATTATGGATCCAACAAACCCAAGAGTATTATATGCTTCAACTTGGAGAATTAATAGAACGCCTTACAGTCTTAATTCAGGAGGTGAAGGCTCTGCGCTTTGGAAAAGTACAGATAGTGGAGAAACGTGGACTGAAATTTCAACTAATAAAGGATTTCCCGAAGGTACTTTAGGGATTATAGGAGTTACAGTGTCTCCTTTAAATAGTCAACGCATTTGGTCTATTATTGAAAATAAAGACAAAGGTGGTTTATACCGCAGTGAAGATGGTGGTGAGACATGGACGCAAGTTAATAGTGAACGCAAATTGAGACAACGTGCATGGTATTATACAAGATTGTATGCAGATACCGAAGATGTGAATACGGTTTATGTTTTAAATGTGCGTTATCATAAAAGTACTGATGGTGGACGAAATTTCAACACATACAATGCACCACATGGTGATCATCACGATTTATGGATTGCACCAGAAGATCCAAAACGAATGATTATCGGAGATGATGGTGGAGCGCAAGTCACTTATGATGGTGGTGAAACATGGAGTACATACCACAACCAACCTACATCTCAATTTTATCGTGTGACTACTGATAATGCATTTCCGTATCGTATTTATGTGGCACAACAAGATAATTCTACGATTAGAATTCCACATCGTACGGATGGAAGATCAATTACGGAGGATGATTGGGAATCTACAGCAGGAGGTGAATCTGCACATATTGCAGTAGATCCTAAAGATAATGATATTGTTTATGGAGGAAGTTATGATGGCTTTTTAACAAGAAGAAATCACAAAACTGGAACGGTTAGAGCAATAAATGTTTGGCCAGATAATCCTATGGGACATGGTGCTGAAGGAATGAAATATCGTTTTCAGTGGAATTTTCCTATTATATTCTCTAAGCATAATCCAAACCGTCTTTACACATTTTCTCAGCATGTACATGTCACAGAAAACGAGGGACAATCTTGGGATATTATTAGTCCAGATTTAACACGTAATGATCCTGAAAAACTAAAGTCTTCAGGTGGTCCAATAACACAAGATAATACGTCTGTAGAATATTACTGTACAATTTTTGCGGCTCAAGAATCGCCTCTAAAAGAAGGTTTGCTTTGGGTTGGTAGTGATGATGGTTTAATTAACGTTACTCAAGATGGAGGTAAAACGTGGACCGATGTGACTCCTAAAGGCATGCCAGAATGGATGATGATTAATAGTATAGAACCTAGTGCTTTCGATGAAGGAACTTGCTATGTAGCAGGTACAAAATATAAGACAGGAGATTTTGCACCATACTTATATAAAACTACTAACTACGGAAAGAGCTGGACAAAAATTACGAATGGTATAAATGCAGAGCATTTTACAAGAGTTGTCCGAGAGGATCCTAAGCGTAAAGGTTTATTGTATGCTGGTACAGAAACAGGCATGTATATTTCATTTAATGATGGTAAAGATTGGAAACCATTTCAGTTGAATTTACCAATAGTACCGATAACAGATTTAACCATTAAAGACAATAATTTAATTGTAGCTACACAAGGAAGAAGTCTTTGGATGATTGATGATTTATCGGTAATTCATCAGTTATACAATGCTGATTTAGGTAAAAATTTACTTTTTAAACCTAAGGATACTTACAGAATGCGAGGAGGAAGCAGAAAAGGAAGTAAAACAAGTGGTACAAATCATCCTAATGGTGTAATAACCTATTTTAATTTGAAAGAATTAAAGGATGATGATAAAATTTCTCTAACCTATTTTGATACCAAAGGAGATACAATTAAAACCTTTTCAAATACAGATAAAAAGAACAAGCTGACTGTTAAGAAAGGCGGTAATCAATTTGTCTGGAATATGACTTATGACGGAGCGGAGCGTCTCAAAGGTATGATTTTATGGTGGGCAAGTTTACAAGGACCAAGAGCAATTCCTGGTACTTATAAAGTAAGTCTAAATGTAAATGGTACAGAGCAATCACAACCATTTACTATTGTAGCTGACCCAAGATCAGAAAGTACTTTGGGTGATATGGAGAAGCAATTTGCATTTATAGAAGACGTAAATAAAACTATGGATGATGCACATAAATCTATTAAGAAAATAAGAGCGGTTAATAAGCAATTAGGAGCTTTTCAGAAGCAGTATAAAGATGATGATAATGTAAAAGACTTAGTTGAAAAAGCAAAAGCTTTAGAAGAGCAATTGTCTAATATTGAAAAGGAACTCTATCAAACAAAGAACCGAAGCGGACAAGATCCTCTAAATTTCCCAATTAAATTAACTAATAAATTAGGGCATTTAAACTCTTTAGTAAGTATGGGAGACTTTCCACCAACCGAGCAAGATATTGCTGTTAAGAATGAATTATCAGGTAAAATTAAGGCACAATTAGATGCTTTTAATACTATTTTAAACGATGAGGTGAAGGCATTTAACACTGCCTTTAATTCTAAGCAGTTAAACTATTTGTTTGTTGAGGATTAA
- a CDS encoding CopD family protein, translating to MEYYNYIKSLHLIFVITWFAGLFYIPRLFVYQIEAFHKPSPEKEILGKQLKLMAKRLWFIITWPSVILATLFAIWLLILIPEYLNQSWMHVKLLFVFLLYIYHYKTHIYYKQLQRDEVKVTSNFMRIWNEGATFILFAVVFLVILKSSINWIFGIIGIVVFGILIMLGFKIYKNIRSKNPEA from the coding sequence ATGGAATACTACAACTACATAAAATCCTTACATCTGATTTTTGTTATCACATGGTTTGCTGGGCTATTCTACATTCCACGCTTATTTGTGTATCAGATTGAAGCTTTTCATAAACCGTCTCCAGAAAAGGAAATTTTAGGTAAGCAATTAAAGCTTATGGCTAAACGCTTATGGTTTATTATTACTTGGCCTTCAGTAATTCTCGCAACATTATTTGCAATTTGGTTACTAATTTTAATACCAGAGTATTTAAATCAGAGTTGGATGCATGTAAAACTTTTGTTCGTTTTTCTATTGTATATATATCATTATAAAACACATATATATTACAAGCAATTGCAGAGAGATGAGGTAAAAGTAACTTCAAATTTTATGCGTATTTGGAATGAAGGAGCAACATTTATTCTCTTTGCAGTTGTCTTTTTAGTGATTTTAAAAAGTTCTATCAATTGGATTTTTGGGATTATTGGAATTGTTGTCTTTGGGATTCTTATTATGTTAGGTTTTAAAATTTATAAAAACATACGCTCTAAAAATCCGGAAGCTTAG